One region of Acropora muricata isolate sample 2 chromosome 13, ASM3666990v1, whole genome shotgun sequence genomic DNA includes:
- the LOC136895124 gene encoding dynein axonemal heavy chain 6-like produces MPKLDTYGAQPPIELLRQYQDFRGFYDREKLFWKEIHDMTICAACAPPEVEEIQSPHAFYVTLACSSIVTGFLIDFPQDVRNCADAIVGASVEIYERMSTDLLPTPAKSHYVFNLRDLSKCIQGVLQADSGVIRDGSQIFRLFCHEAQRVFHDRLFNKEDKRYFNTILSEMAQNTSHRFDIAIIIMNVEAEKFETTPILFGDFMKMGADPADRIYEDLVDITKVKTLLTDYLDDYNMNSSKEMKLVFFMDAIEHVSRIARMVRQPRGNALLVGVGGTGKQSLTRLACHMSGYLCFQIELTRGYDYSAFREDLKKLYMSAGVQGKNTVFLFTDTQEALLSVSKNFFEEVDLGAGDVKERVAEMCVEIHTSVSSMADRFYAELRRRYYTTPTSYLELINLYLSMLDEKRRQLIGARDRVKNGLKKLLETNDLVDNMQVELVALEPQRKQKSLDVEKLMDKLQTDQDEADKV; encoded by the exons ATGCCAAAGCTTGATACATATGGAGCACAGCCTCCCATCGAGTTGTTAAGACAGTACCAG GATTTTCGTGGATTTTATGACCGAGAAAAACTCTTCTGGAAAGAAATTCAT GATATGACCATCTGCGCAGCTTGTGCTCCCCCGGAGGTGGAAGAAATCCAGTCACCCCACGCTTTTTACGTCACTTTAGCATGTTCA TCTATTGTGACTGGATTCTTGATTGACTTTCCACAAGATGTGAGGAATTGTGCAGATGCAATTGTAGGAGCCAG TGTGGAAATATATGAACGAATGAGTACAGATCTTCTTCCCACTCCTGCAAAATCGCATTACGTGTTTAACTTAAGAGATTTGTCCAAATGCATCCAAG GTGTGCTTCAGGCTGATTCTGGTGTCATCAGAGACGGGAGTCAAATTTTCCGTTTGTTTTGTCACGAAGCTCAAAGAGTGTTTCATGATCGTTTGTTTAATAAAGAAGACAAGCGTTATTTTAATACTATTCTTTCCGAAATGGCACAGAACACTTCTCACAGGTTTgatattgcaattattattatg AATGTGGAGGCTGAGAAGTTTGAGACTACTCCAATACTGTTTGGTGATTTTATGAAGATGGGAGCTGATCCAGCAGATAGGATTTATGAGGACTTGGTTGACATTACTAAAGTCAAAACCCTCCTAACTGAT TACCTTGATGATTACAACATGAATTCTTCTAAAGAAATGAAGCTTGTTTTCTTCATGGATGCAATTGAGCATGTATCCAG GATTGCTCGTATGGTCCGTCAGCCTCGTGGAAATGCACTGCTTGTCGGTGTTGGAGGAACAGGAAAGCAGAGCCTAACAAG ACTGGCTTGTCACATGTCTGGATACTTGTGTTTCCAAATTGAGCTGACTCGTGGGTATGATTACTCTGCCTTCCGAGAGGATCTCAAGAAACTTTATATGTCTGCCGGTGTGCAAGGAAAAAACACTGTCTTCCTGTTTACTGACACACAG GAGGCACTCTTGTCAGTGTCAAAGAACTTCTTCGAAGAAGTGGACTTAGGTGCTGGTGATGTGAAG GAAAGAGTGGCTGAAATGTGTGTAGAAATTCATACAAGCGTAAGTTCCATGGCTGACAGATTTTACGCTGAGCTAAGAAGGCGATATTACACAACTCCAACCAGTTACTTAGAGCTTATCAACCTCTATCTGTCCATGCTGGATGAGAAAAGAAG GCAGTTGATCGGTGCACGAGATCGAGTGAAGAATGGCTTGAAAAAGCTTCTGGAAACAAATGATCTTGTGGACAACATGCAAGTGGAGCTGGTGGCTCTTGAACCACAGCGTAAACAGAAATCGCTTGATGTTGAGAAGCTGATGGATAAGCTACAGACTGACCAAGATGAAGCAGATAAGGTATGA